The proteins below come from a single Labilithrix sp. genomic window:
- the ccoN gene encoding cytochrome-c oxidase, cbb3-type subunit I has product MSTLTTRITYEDDTPRRFVAASVLWGIVGMLVGVVAALQLAFAPANVHAMLSFGRLRPLHTNAVIFAFVGNMIFAGIYHSTQRLLKTRTASDLLSKIHFWGWQAIIVAAAITLPLGLTQGKEYAELEWPIDIAIAGIWIVFAVNFFWTLARRNEKHLYVALWFYIATIVTVAILHVVNSLAIPVLGTTLKSYSVYGGAQDALVQWWYGHNAVAFFLTTPVLGIMYYYLPKAAGRPVYSYRLSIIHFWALIFVYIWAGPHHLLNTALPDWAQTLGMIFSLMLWAPSWGGMLNGLLTLRGAWAKVRSEPVLKFFAAGVTFYGMATFEGPLLSIKSVSGLAHYTDWIIGHVHSGALGWNGFMAAGMFYFLVPKLAGRELHSKRLADFHFWIGTFGILLYMAAMWISGVTQGMMWRATNPDGSLVYPTFVETLEAIKPMYWFRLVGGSMYLAGMVLMAYNLVRTGMSRRAIETTVDVVPLAPAPEVPWRDVVFSRPIVLVVVVLGLGGAALASNTFTSPLFLILAGCVGVFGAMATQAARNGHGAGFHRILEGRALLFTVLAGLAVLAGGVAELVPALVVKPIEAADAKPYRALEIEGRDVFIAEGCYTCHSQMIRPMRFETLRYGDPSTLAESSLDHPFQWGSKRTGPDLAREGGKYPNLWHYHHLVDPRAITPGSNMPAYAHFSHEKLDLARTGDKLHALKQVGVPYTDEQIRAAEADARAQGGEIAADLAKEGAEVAPDTQMVAVIAYLQRLGKKPAPPEKTNEAVSLEEGKR; this is encoded by the coding sequence ATGAGCACCCTGACCACACGCATCACCTACGAAGACGACACACCGCGGAGGTTCGTCGCCGCCTCGGTGCTCTGGGGCATCGTCGGCATGCTCGTCGGCGTCGTCGCGGCGCTGCAGCTCGCGTTCGCGCCCGCGAACGTGCACGCGATGCTCTCCTTCGGGCGCCTCCGGCCGCTCCACACGAACGCCGTCATCTTCGCGTTCGTCGGGAACATGATCTTCGCCGGGATTTACCACTCCACCCAGCGGCTCCTGAAGACGCGCACGGCGAGCGATCTCCTGTCGAAGATCCATTTCTGGGGCTGGCAGGCGATCATCGTCGCCGCCGCGATCACGCTCCCGCTCGGCCTCACGCAGGGCAAGGAGTACGCGGAGCTCGAGTGGCCGATCGACATCGCGATCGCCGGGATCTGGATCGTCTTCGCGGTCAACTTCTTCTGGACCCTGGCGCGGCGGAACGAGAAGCACCTCTACGTCGCGCTCTGGTTCTACATCGCGACGATCGTGACGGTGGCGATCCTCCACGTCGTCAACTCGCTCGCGATCCCGGTACTGGGCACTACGCTGAAGAGCTATTCGGTTTACGGCGGCGCGCAGGACGCGCTCGTGCAGTGGTGGTACGGCCACAACGCGGTCGCGTTCTTCCTCACGACCCCGGTGCTCGGCATCATGTATTACTACTTGCCCAAGGCGGCGGGGCGGCCGGTCTACAGCTACCGGCTCAGCATCATTCACTTCTGGGCCCTCATCTTCGTCTACATCTGGGCGGGCCCGCACCATCTCCTGAATACCGCGCTCCCGGATTGGGCGCAGACGCTCGGGATGATCTTCAGTCTGATGCTTTGGGCGCCGTCGTGGGGCGGAATGCTCAACGGCCTCCTCACCCTCCGCGGCGCCTGGGCGAAGGTGCGGAGCGAGCCGGTCCTCAAGTTCTTCGCCGCCGGCGTCACCTTCTACGGAATGGCGACGTTCGAGGGTCCGCTCCTCTCGATCAAGAGCGTCTCCGGCCTCGCGCACTACACCGACTGGATCATCGGCCACGTCCACTCCGGCGCGCTCGGCTGGAACGGCTTCATGGCGGCGGGGATGTTCTATTTCCTCGTCCCGAAGCTCGCCGGCCGCGAGCTCCACTCCAAGCGCCTCGCCGACTTCCACTTCTGGATCGGGACGTTCGGGATCCTCCTCTACATGGCGGCGATGTGGATCAGCGGCGTCACGCAAGGGATGATGTGGCGCGCGACGAACCCGGACGGCTCGCTCGTCTATCCCACGTTCGTCGAGACGCTCGAGGCGATCAAACCGATGTACTGGTTCCGCCTCGTCGGCGGCTCGATGTACCTCGCCGGCATGGTGCTGATGGCCTACAACCTCGTGCGCACCGGCATGAGCCGGCGCGCGATCGAGACGACGGTGGACGTGGTGCCGCTCGCGCCCGCGCCGGAGGTGCCTTGGCGCGACGTCGTCTTCTCGCGGCCGATCGTCCTCGTCGTCGTCGTGCTCGGCCTCGGCGGCGCGGCGCTCGCCTCGAACACCTTCACGAGCCCGCTCTTCCTCATCCTCGCGGGCTGCGTCGGCGTGTTCGGCGCGATGGCGACGCAGGCCGCGCGGAACGGCCACGGCGCCGGGTTCCACCGCATCCTCGAGGGGCGCGCGCTCCTCTTCACCGTCCTCGCCGGCCTCGCCGTGCTCGCCGGCGGCGTCGCCGAGCTCGTCCCCGCGCTCGTGGTGAAGCCGATCGAGGCGGCGGACGCGAAGCCGTACCGCGCGCTCGAGATCGAGGGCCGCGACGTCTTCATCGCGGAGGGTTGCTACACGTGCCACTCGCAGATGATCCGCCCGATGCGCTTCGAGACGCTGCGCTACGGCGATCCGTCGACGCTCGCGGAGTCGAGCCTCGACCACCCGTTCCAGTGGGGGAGCAAGCGCACGGGGCCGGACCTCGCGCGCGAGGGCGGCAAGTACCCGAACCTCTGGCACTACCACCACCTCGTCGATCCCCGCGCGATCACGCCGGGCTCGAACATGCCGGCCTACGCCCACTTCTCGCACGAGAAGCTCGACCTCGCGCGCACGGGCGACAAGCTGCACGCGCTGAAGCAGGTCGGCGTCCCGTACACCGACGAGCAGATCCGCGCGGCGGAGGCGGACGCGCGGGCGCAGGGCGGCGAGATCGCGGCCGACCTGGCGAAGGAGGGAGCGGAGGTCGCGCCCGACACGCAGATGGTCGCCGTGATCGCCTATCTCCAGCGCCT
- a CDS encoding cytochrome oxidase, giving the protein MDILIMQVFVSLGLVAGSVLLFLFTTKQRDFDHADRLALLPLEDKAENKKP; this is encoded by the coding sequence ATGGACATCCTGATCATGCAGGTCTTCGTGAGCCTCGGCCTCGTCGCCGGCTCGGTCCTCCTGTTCCTCTTCACCACCAAGCAGCGTGACTTCGATCACGCCGATCGCCTCGCGCTCCTCCCGCTCGAAGACAAGGCCGAAAACAAGAAGCCATGA